A part of Onthophagus taurus isolate NC chromosome 7, IU_Otau_3.0, whole genome shotgun sequence genomic DNA contains:
- the LOC111423844 gene encoding dentin sialophosphoprotein-like isoform X1, producing MNTRSSVGKCRKCHLCQNYDEHNVKMRRRTPVKELLDEEHVVESPVRRSTRIAATSTPTVGVSTGGKITTRRNSNSSDSSSQSLSRKTLLQENKEVHTPSRSTRSASKSPTTLLMENSHKSTPVVTTRTRRVSRSGMDEENNPPSTSTEPTTRRVTRRSSITSDKPPQLDKIEEASEPPKPQRRTTRKRSSSIEPTLEKVVEEKGEGKTTNMETISETATEEQEIKTTKEVNKDEVIGKMQSLSPVVIMERIKDKVVDVVIEEGDVIVEENSIEFLGVQITENNDNENVADETDIEVSNLNLELKIDNNEETKEKLDNSGSSDKENINVKETFNISTSEFSANKSNSSPSLTKRKSEGGTKPDNNDGIRKRFKSISPSFDSESNDENKAKSVVNTPDTVKDNISKEINNSPKRTPTKSVETEMSKDINKSPLKKSTVDIETKTPKDIDKSPMTRNKKSTEINNKSPFVTPNEKSISDTKESEKMDKSQDESDLKKSFKSEILTSPVIIDLITPMKPPLKCDEDKTPNKSSKKLGDMSTICVDDIETPETDKSSKNNKSLADSIQEVETEVIDVQKDLDVSKEVIESKKLELQKKAFNDAVNTSNEEILTENIADSKSNTIEEKSQSLDDQSKEDEVEKNNEKGSENTDSQDLFVSENEKSIDETMEVAKNVSKDNVFSSQSEKSDNETTKINVTISQDDVFVSQSEISDNEASKTDGNVSQDDVFVSEVEISDNETTKAGGKSDDETLKIEKNVSQDDVVVSKCDFKSPKIDKNVSQDTKNDISIKDDVLTSKSFGETSKNDDSEQSKDEGKPSNKSITSLKSSSQESLLSSEIDESELAEISQFMKDFSHGLNKPRRSSLKSIQENISTKSGDGKIVRENKNKLESIVEGNAATDIEATKDDIKKRRSSLKPDKGNKSIQENRNSEIKRKSMENRKSISDDKESTLKSTNEDINSRKSRENKKSVSDDNESDEESDETEDINVEILDDDVETNDKDIAEKNKDVETDDDENSEEDDDEDDTQNDEEELNKNEFIDDMAEEVDDEEIDAFDNSNDIPDDGESINTISTERDTDEESDCYGNDSFIDDGEENNELLSGNEEYFKDDNLKIKEKRQRGDVDKKYSRIVKNDDSSSEEVEPELIPVEKQTVDKPAEDDKDKEILTICVDDSESENEPAATVTEDTNNFNASMNTSRRNSLRKSSITIQENISLQEAEHGNLSERISKVVEMFCTGIKSSNEITGNISLNVSLGYEEDPNDEVFVTNKRKSTEPANVDKGMSPEKIRKVTETDDDEVNVEPISLSPSKSNPTQDDFEEHVGSSTKITPSKKNLDVKEDEFNIDILCPKKNNKSPSPTKQKKLRNKTKKNKENDNNQEITKEELKPKKEKKLKQINKNETESQTISMNENKQKVKKDSENKQKTPIQTRSKAILNKNDNNEKPIQKRQREIKKPIEDEPKQKQQKIESCDGWSVRPDKIVPSLSEIPRKFQDILSKSDNKNKTKSKKLQFPYTNVKDESWEAKPSSHNELLPNRNFKTATRSKRVVPSISTDSWEMKSISPRERVSNKMDIVKKKGNQNAGSSKVPSFHPKDFKNQMLHCMGRVDRMDSKILLRSKRAV from the exons atgaaTACGCGGAGTAGTGTAGGGAAGTGCAGAAAATGTCATCTTTGTCAAAATTATGATGAACAtaat GTTAAAATGCGTCGAAGGACTCCCGTAAAAGAGCTTTTAGATGAAGAACATGTCGTGGAATCGCCCGTCAGACGGTCCACGCGCATTGCAGCCACCAGCACCCCAACAGTTGGTGTTTCAACTGGCGGAAAAATCACTACTAGACGAAATTCTAACAGCAGCGACTCCAGCAGTCAATCATTATCGCGAAAAACATTATTGCAAGAAAATAAGGAGGTACACACTCCATCAAGAAGCACTAGATCTGCGAGCAAGTCCCCTACGACTCTACTCATGGAAAATAGTCACAAGTCAACTCCAGTTGTCACCACCCGAACACGGAGAG tTTCTAGATCTGGTATGGATGAAGAAAATAACCCACCTTCAACATCCACTGAACCCACAACACGTCGTGTAACACGTCGAAGTTCTATAACCAGCGATAAACCTCCGCAATTAGACAAGATTGAGGAAGCAAGTGAACCTCCAAAACCGCAAAGAAGAACGACCAGAAAGCGATCATCTTCAATTGAACCAACATTAGAAAAAGTGGTTGAAGAAAAAGGCGAGGGAAAAACAACCAATATGGAAACAATATCCGAAACTGCAACTGAAGAACAGGAAATAAAGACGACTAAAGAAGTTAATAAAGATGAAGTGATAGGTAAAATGCAAAGCCTATCGCCCGTTGTAATCATGGAACGTATCAAAGATAAAGTTGTTGATGTTGTAATTGAAGAAGGAGATGTAATTGTAGAGGAAAATTCCATTGAATTTTTGGGGGTTCAAATTACAGAGAATAATGATAACGAAAACGTGGCGGATGAAACTGATATTGAggtgtcaaatttaaatttagaacttaaaattgataacaatgaAGAAACAAAGGAGAAACTTGATAACAGTGGTTCTTcagataaagaaaatattaacgttaaagaaacatttaatatttcaaCATCCGAATTTAGTGCCAACAAATCTAATTCGTCTCCAAGCTTAACAAAAAGAAAGTCTGAAGGTGGTACTAAACCTGATAATAACGATGGTATTCgtaaaagatttaaatccaTTAGCCCATCTTTTGATTCAGAAAGTAATGATGAAAATAAAGCCAAATCTGTTGTAAATACGCCAGATACTGTAAAAGATAATATAtctaaagaaattaataattctccAAAAAGAACACCAACTAAAAGTGTTGAAACTGAAATGTcaaaagatattaataaatctccattaaaaaaatcaactgTAGATATTGAAACGAAAACACCTAAAGATATTGATAAATCGCCAATGacgagaaataaaaaatcgacagaaattaataataaatctccTTTCGTTACACCAAatgaaaaatctatttctgATACTAAAGAATCTGAAAAAATGGATAAATCCCAAGATGAGAGTGATCTAAAGAAGTCTTTTAAAAGCGAAATTTTAACATCACCGGTAATAATCGATTTAATAACTCCAATGAAACCACCTTTAAAATGTGATGAAGACAAAACGCCGAATAAATCATCCAAAAAATTAGGAGATATGTCGACAATATGTGTTGATGATATTGAAACGCCTGAAACtgataaatcatcaaaaaataataaatctttgGCAGATTCAATACAAGAAGTTGAAACTGAAGTAATTGATGTTCAAAAAGACCTAGATGTGTCTAAAGAAGTGATAGAATCAAAGAAATTGGAACTGCAAAAGAAAGCTTTTAATGATGCAGTTAATACTAGCAATGAAGAAATATTAACCGAAAATATTGCTGATTCTAAATCAAATACTATTGAAGAAAAATCACAATCTCTTGATGATCAATCAAAAGAAGATgaagttgaaaaaaataatgaaaaggGGAGTGAAAATACTGATTCTCAAGATCTTTTTGTatctgaaaatgaaaaatctatTGATGAAACTATGGAAGTAgctaaaaatgtttcaaaagaTAATGTTTTTTCATCACAAAGTGAAAAATCAGACAATGAAACTACGAAAATAAACGTAACCATTTCACAAGATGACGTTTTTGTATCACAAAGTGAAATATCAGATAATGAAGCTTCGAAAACGGATGGAAACGTTTCACAAGATGATGTTTTTGTGTCAGAAGTTGAGATATCAGATAATGAAACTACAAAAGCGGGTGGAAAATCAGATGATGAAActctaaaaatagaaaaaaatgtatcacAAGATGATGTTGTTGTCTCAAAATGTGATTTTAAATCACCAAagatagataaaaatgtttcacaagatacaaaaaatgatatatctATAAAAGATGATGTTCTTACATCAAAATCGTTTGGTGAAACTTCAAAGAATGACGATTCTGAACAATCAAAAGATGAGGGAAAACCATCGAATAAATCAATAACatcattaaaaagttctagTCAAGAATCTCTTTTAAGTTCAGAAATTGATGAAAGCGAATTAGCTGAAATCAGTCAATTTATGAAAGATTTTTCTCATGGTTTGAACAAACCTAGAAGATCTTCATTGAAATCTATTCAAGAAAATATATCAACAAAGTCGGGCGATGGTAAAATTGTtcgcgaaaataaaaataaattagaatccaTAGTTGAAGGTAATGCAGCTACTGATATTGAAGCAACTAAGGATGATATCAAGAAAAGAAGATCTTCGTTGAAACCAGATAAAGGTAATAAATCAATTCAAGAAAATAGGAATTCAGAAATAAAACGTAAATCtatggaaaatagaaaatcAATTTCTGATGATAAAGAATCGACTTTAAAAAGTACCAATGAAGATATTAATTCACGTAAATctagagaaaataaaaaatcagttTCTGATGATAACGAATCAGATGAAGAAAGTGATGAAACAGAAGATATTAATGTTGAAATACTTGATGATGATGTTGAAACGAATGATAAAGATATTGCAGAAAAGAATAAAGATGTCGAAACAGATGATGATGAAAATTCAGAAGAggatgatgatgaagatgatacacaaaatgatgaagaagaattaaacaaaaatgaatttattgatGATATGGCTGAAGAAGTAGATGATGAAGAAATTGATGCTTTTGACAATAGTAATGATATACCAGATGATGGTGAATCAATAAATACAATATCAACTGAAAGAGATACCGATGAAGAAAGTGATTGTTATGGAAATGATTCCTTTATTGATGATGGTGAAGAAAATAACGAATTATTATCTGGGAATGAAGAGTATTTCAAAGATGataatcttaaaattaaagaaaaaagacaGAGAGGAGATGTTGATAAGAAATATTCacgaattgttaaaaatgatgatTCAAGTAGTGAAGAAGTTGAACCTGAACTTATTCCAGTTGAAAAACAAACGGTCGATAAGCCCGCTGAAGATGATAAAGACAAGGAGATTCTTACTATTTGCGTTGATGACAGTGAAAGTGAAAATGAGCCAGCAGCCACTGTTACTGAAGatacaaacaattttaatgcatCAATGAATACTTCGAGAAGAAATTCATTGAGGAAATCATCAATTACtattcaagaaaatatttcacTTCAAGAAGCTGAACATGGTAATCTTTCTGAAAGAATATCTAAAGTTGTTGAAATGTTTTGTACTGGAATTAAAAGCAGTAATGAAATAACTGGTAATATATCATTAAATGTTTCATTGGGGTATGAAGAAGACCCAAATGATGAAGTATTTGTAACTAATAAAAGAAAGTCAACGGAACCTGCGAATGTTGATAAAGGGATGTCACCTgaaaaaatacgaaaagtTACTGAAACTGACGATGATGAAGTTAATGTTGAACCAATTTCATTGTCTCCATCTAAATCTAACCCAACTCAAGATGATTTTGAAGAACATGTTGGTTcatcaacaaaaataacaccTAGTAAGAAAAATCTTGATGTAAAAGAAgatgaatttaatattgatataCTATGTCCTAAGAAAAATAACAAGTCTCCTTCTCCAACTAAacagaaaaaattaagaaataaaactaaaaaaaataaagaaaatgataataatcaagAAATTACCAAAGAAGAGTTAAAACcgaaaaaggaaaagaaattaaaacaaatcaacaaaaatgaaaCTGAATCCCAAACAATATCTATGAATGAAAATAagcaaaaagttaaaaaagactcagaaaacaaacaaaagaCCCCAATACAAACTAGAAGCAAAGcaatcttaaataaaaatgataataacgaAAAGCCAATTCAAAAAAGACAgcgagaaataaaaaaaccaaTCGAAGATGaaccaaaacaaaaacaacaaaaaatagaaTCTTGCGATGGTTGGTCAGTTCGTCCGGATAAAATTGTTCCGTCTTTGTCCGAAAttccaagaaaatttcaagataTTTTATCCAAATCtgacaataaaaacaaaactaaatcTAAAAAACTCCAATTTCCTTACACAAATGTTAAAGATGAATCTTGGGAAGCGAAACCAAGTTCTCACAATGAACTTTTACCCAATCGTAATTTTAAAACTGCAACAAGATCTAAAAGAGTTGTACCTAGTATCAGTACAGATTCTTGGGAGATGAAATCAATTTCTCCTAGAGAACGTGTTAGTAATAAGATGGATATTGTTAAGAAGAAGGGAAATCAGAATGCTGGATCTTCTAAAGTTCCTTCGTTTCATCCAAAAGacttcaaaaatcaaatgctTCATTGTATGGGGCGGGTTGATCGAATGGATTCCAAGATTCTTTTGAGGAGCAAGAGAGCTGTTTAA
- the LOC111423844 gene encoding dentin sialophosphoprotein-like isoform X2 has translation MRRRTPVKELLDEEHVVESPVRRSTRIAATSTPTVGVSTGGKITTRRNSNSSDSSSQSLSRKTLLQENKEVHTPSRSTRSASKSPTTLLMENSHKSTPVVTTRTRRVSRSGMDEENNPPSTSTEPTTRRVTRRSSITSDKPPQLDKIEEASEPPKPQRRTTRKRSSSIEPTLEKVVEEKGEGKTTNMETISETATEEQEIKTTKEVNKDEVIGKMQSLSPVVIMERIKDKVVDVVIEEGDVIVEENSIEFLGVQITENNDNENVADETDIEVSNLNLELKIDNNEETKEKLDNSGSSDKENINVKETFNISTSEFSANKSNSSPSLTKRKSEGGTKPDNNDGIRKRFKSISPSFDSESNDENKAKSVVNTPDTVKDNISKEINNSPKRTPTKSVETEMSKDINKSPLKKSTVDIETKTPKDIDKSPMTRNKKSTEINNKSPFVTPNEKSISDTKESEKMDKSQDESDLKKSFKSEILTSPVIIDLITPMKPPLKCDEDKTPNKSSKKLGDMSTICVDDIETPETDKSSKNNKSLADSIQEVETEVIDVQKDLDVSKEVIESKKLELQKKAFNDAVNTSNEEILTENIADSKSNTIEEKSQSLDDQSKEDEVEKNNEKGSENTDSQDLFVSENEKSIDETMEVAKNVSKDNVFSSQSEKSDNETTKINVTISQDDVFVSQSEISDNEASKTDGNVSQDDVFVSEVEISDNETTKAGGKSDDETLKIEKNVSQDDVVVSKCDFKSPKIDKNVSQDTKNDISIKDDVLTSKSFGETSKNDDSEQSKDEGKPSNKSITSLKSSSQESLLSSEIDESELAEISQFMKDFSHGLNKPRRSSLKSIQENISTKSGDGKIVRENKNKLESIVEGNAATDIEATKDDIKKRRSSLKPDKGNKSIQENRNSEIKRKSMENRKSISDDKESTLKSTNEDINSRKSRENKKSVSDDNESDEESDETEDINVEILDDDVETNDKDIAEKNKDVETDDDENSEEDDDEDDTQNDEEELNKNEFIDDMAEEVDDEEIDAFDNSNDIPDDGESINTISTERDTDEESDCYGNDSFIDDGEENNELLSGNEEYFKDDNLKIKEKRQRGDVDKKYSRIVKNDDSSSEEVEPELIPVEKQTVDKPAEDDKDKEILTICVDDSESENEPAATVTEDTNNFNASMNTSRRNSLRKSSITIQENISLQEAEHGNLSERISKVVEMFCTGIKSSNEITGNISLNVSLGYEEDPNDEVFVTNKRKSTEPANVDKGMSPEKIRKVTETDDDEVNVEPISLSPSKSNPTQDDFEEHVGSSTKITPSKKNLDVKEDEFNIDILCPKKNNKSPSPTKQKKLRNKTKKNKENDNNQEITKEELKPKKEKKLKQINKNETESQTISMNENKQKVKKDSENKQKTPIQTRSKAILNKNDNNEKPIQKRQREIKKPIEDEPKQKQQKIESCDGWSVRPDKIVPSLSEIPRKFQDILSKSDNKNKTKSKKLQFPYTNVKDESWEAKPSSHNELLPNRNFKTATRSKRVVPSISTDSWEMKSISPRERVSNKMDIVKKKGNQNAGSSKVPSFHPKDFKNQMLHCMGRVDRMDSKILLRSKRAV, from the exons ATGCGTCGAAGGACTCCCGTAAAAGAGCTTTTAGATGAAGAACATGTCGTGGAATCGCCCGTCAGACGGTCCACGCGCATTGCAGCCACCAGCACCCCAACAGTTGGTGTTTCAACTGGCGGAAAAATCACTACTAGACGAAATTCTAACAGCAGCGACTCCAGCAGTCAATCATTATCGCGAAAAACATTATTGCAAGAAAATAAGGAGGTACACACTCCATCAAGAAGCACTAGATCTGCGAGCAAGTCCCCTACGACTCTACTCATGGAAAATAGTCACAAGTCAACTCCAGTTGTCACCACCCGAACACGGAGAG tTTCTAGATCTGGTATGGATGAAGAAAATAACCCACCTTCAACATCCACTGAACCCACAACACGTCGTGTAACACGTCGAAGTTCTATAACCAGCGATAAACCTCCGCAATTAGACAAGATTGAGGAAGCAAGTGAACCTCCAAAACCGCAAAGAAGAACGACCAGAAAGCGATCATCTTCAATTGAACCAACATTAGAAAAAGTGGTTGAAGAAAAAGGCGAGGGAAAAACAACCAATATGGAAACAATATCCGAAACTGCAACTGAAGAACAGGAAATAAAGACGACTAAAGAAGTTAATAAAGATGAAGTGATAGGTAAAATGCAAAGCCTATCGCCCGTTGTAATCATGGAACGTATCAAAGATAAAGTTGTTGATGTTGTAATTGAAGAAGGAGATGTAATTGTAGAGGAAAATTCCATTGAATTTTTGGGGGTTCAAATTACAGAGAATAATGATAACGAAAACGTGGCGGATGAAACTGATATTGAggtgtcaaatttaaatttagaacttaaaattgataacaatgaAGAAACAAAGGAGAAACTTGATAACAGTGGTTCTTcagataaagaaaatattaacgttaaagaaacatttaatatttcaaCATCCGAATTTAGTGCCAACAAATCTAATTCGTCTCCAAGCTTAACAAAAAGAAAGTCTGAAGGTGGTACTAAACCTGATAATAACGATGGTATTCgtaaaagatttaaatccaTTAGCCCATCTTTTGATTCAGAAAGTAATGATGAAAATAAAGCCAAATCTGTTGTAAATACGCCAGATACTGTAAAAGATAATATAtctaaagaaattaataattctccAAAAAGAACACCAACTAAAAGTGTTGAAACTGAAATGTcaaaagatattaataaatctccattaaaaaaatcaactgTAGATATTGAAACGAAAACACCTAAAGATATTGATAAATCGCCAATGacgagaaataaaaaatcgacagaaattaataataaatctccTTTCGTTACACCAAatgaaaaatctatttctgATACTAAAGAATCTGAAAAAATGGATAAATCCCAAGATGAGAGTGATCTAAAGAAGTCTTTTAAAAGCGAAATTTTAACATCACCGGTAATAATCGATTTAATAACTCCAATGAAACCACCTTTAAAATGTGATGAAGACAAAACGCCGAATAAATCATCCAAAAAATTAGGAGATATGTCGACAATATGTGTTGATGATATTGAAACGCCTGAAACtgataaatcatcaaaaaataataaatctttgGCAGATTCAATACAAGAAGTTGAAACTGAAGTAATTGATGTTCAAAAAGACCTAGATGTGTCTAAAGAAGTGATAGAATCAAAGAAATTGGAACTGCAAAAGAAAGCTTTTAATGATGCAGTTAATACTAGCAATGAAGAAATATTAACCGAAAATATTGCTGATTCTAAATCAAATACTATTGAAGAAAAATCACAATCTCTTGATGATCAATCAAAAGAAGATgaagttgaaaaaaataatgaaaaggGGAGTGAAAATACTGATTCTCAAGATCTTTTTGTatctgaaaatgaaaaatctatTGATGAAACTATGGAAGTAgctaaaaatgtttcaaaagaTAATGTTTTTTCATCACAAAGTGAAAAATCAGACAATGAAACTACGAAAATAAACGTAACCATTTCACAAGATGACGTTTTTGTATCACAAAGTGAAATATCAGATAATGAAGCTTCGAAAACGGATGGAAACGTTTCACAAGATGATGTTTTTGTGTCAGAAGTTGAGATATCAGATAATGAAACTACAAAAGCGGGTGGAAAATCAGATGATGAAActctaaaaatagaaaaaaatgtatcacAAGATGATGTTGTTGTCTCAAAATGTGATTTTAAATCACCAAagatagataaaaatgtttcacaagatacaaaaaatgatatatctATAAAAGATGATGTTCTTACATCAAAATCGTTTGGTGAAACTTCAAAGAATGACGATTCTGAACAATCAAAAGATGAGGGAAAACCATCGAATAAATCAATAACatcattaaaaagttctagTCAAGAATCTCTTTTAAGTTCAGAAATTGATGAAAGCGAATTAGCTGAAATCAGTCAATTTATGAAAGATTTTTCTCATGGTTTGAACAAACCTAGAAGATCTTCATTGAAATCTATTCAAGAAAATATATCAACAAAGTCGGGCGATGGTAAAATTGTtcgcgaaaataaaaataaattagaatccaTAGTTGAAGGTAATGCAGCTACTGATATTGAAGCAACTAAGGATGATATCAAGAAAAGAAGATCTTCGTTGAAACCAGATAAAGGTAATAAATCAATTCAAGAAAATAGGAATTCAGAAATAAAACGTAAATCtatggaaaatagaaaatcAATTTCTGATGATAAAGAATCGACTTTAAAAAGTACCAATGAAGATATTAATTCACGTAAATctagagaaaataaaaaatcagttTCTGATGATAACGAATCAGATGAAGAAAGTGATGAAACAGAAGATATTAATGTTGAAATACTTGATGATGATGTTGAAACGAATGATAAAGATATTGCAGAAAAGAATAAAGATGTCGAAACAGATGATGATGAAAATTCAGAAGAggatgatgatgaagatgatacacaaaatgatgaagaagaattaaacaaaaatgaatttattgatGATATGGCTGAAGAAGTAGATGATGAAGAAATTGATGCTTTTGACAATAGTAATGATATACCAGATGATGGTGAATCAATAAATACAATATCAACTGAAAGAGATACCGATGAAGAAAGTGATTGTTATGGAAATGATTCCTTTATTGATGATGGTGAAGAAAATAACGAATTATTATCTGGGAATGAAGAGTATTTCAAAGATGataatcttaaaattaaagaaaaaagacaGAGAGGAGATGTTGATAAGAAATATTCacgaattgttaaaaatgatgatTCAAGTAGTGAAGAAGTTGAACCTGAACTTATTCCAGTTGAAAAACAAACGGTCGATAAGCCCGCTGAAGATGATAAAGACAAGGAGATTCTTACTATTTGCGTTGATGACAGTGAAAGTGAAAATGAGCCAGCAGCCACTGTTACTGAAGatacaaacaattttaatgcatCAATGAATACTTCGAGAAGAAATTCATTGAGGAAATCATCAATTACtattcaagaaaatatttcacTTCAAGAAGCTGAACATGGTAATCTTTCTGAAAGAATATCTAAAGTTGTTGAAATGTTTTGTACTGGAATTAAAAGCAGTAATGAAATAACTGGTAATATATCATTAAATGTTTCATTGGGGTATGAAGAAGACCCAAATGATGAAGTATTTGTAACTAATAAAAGAAAGTCAACGGAACCTGCGAATGTTGATAAAGGGATGTCACCTgaaaaaatacgaaaagtTACTGAAACTGACGATGATGAAGTTAATGTTGAACCAATTTCATTGTCTCCATCTAAATCTAACCCAACTCAAGATGATTTTGAAGAACATGTTGGTTcatcaacaaaaataacaccTAGTAAGAAAAATCTTGATGTAAAAGAAgatgaatttaatattgatataCTATGTCCTAAGAAAAATAACAAGTCTCCTTCTCCAACTAAacagaaaaaattaagaaataaaactaaaaaaaataaagaaaatgataataatcaagAAATTACCAAAGAAGAGTTAAAACcgaaaaaggaaaagaaattaaaacaaatcaacaaaaatgaaaCTGAATCCCAAACAATATCTATGAATGAAAATAagcaaaaagttaaaaaagactcagaaaacaaacaaaagaCCCCAATACAAACTAGAAGCAAAGcaatcttaaataaaaatgataataacgaAAAGCCAATTCAAAAAAGACAgcgagaaataaaaaaaccaaTCGAAGATGaaccaaaacaaaaacaacaaaaaatagaaTCTTGCGATGGTTGGTCAGTTCGTCCGGATAAAATTGTTCCGTCTTTGTCCGAAAttccaagaaaatttcaagataTTTTATCCAAATCtgacaataaaaacaaaactaaatcTAAAAAACTCCAATTTCCTTACACAAATGTTAAAGATGAATCTTGGGAAGCGAAACCAAGTTCTCACAATGAACTTTTACCCAATCGTAATTTTAAAACTGCAACAAGATCTAAAAGAGTTGTACCTAGTATCAGTACAGATTCTTGGGAGATGAAATCAATTTCTCCTAGAGAACGTGTTAGTAATAAGATGGATATTGTTAAGAAGAAGGGAAATCAGAATGCTGGATCTTCTAAAGTTCCTTCGTTTCATCCAAAAGacttcaaaaatcaaatgctTCATTGTATGGGGCGGGTTGATCGAATGGATTCCAAGATTCTTTTGAGGAGCAAGAGAGCTGTTTAA
- the LOC111423910 gene encoding cytochrome c oxidase subunit 7A, mitochondrial-like, translated as MNTSGKTLVLAQRFVRHFGQTAARNSSVTGETASTKFPALKQAQKHFGIEDHVPVYLKGGVGDKIIYIATVGLTLLGLGMSGEVLYKLSFK; from the exons ATGAACACTTCCGGG AAAACTTTGGTGTTAGCACAAAGATTTGTTCGTCATTTCGGACAAACGGCTGCCCGTAATTCAAGCGTTACTGGTGAAACCGCCTCTACCAAATTCCCAGCATTAAAGCAAGCCCAAAAACATTTTGGG ATTGAAGATCATGTCCCTGTATACCTCAAAGGAGGAGTGGGAgataaaatcatttatataGCTACTGTAGGGCTAACATTGCTTGGTTTGGGTATGAGTGGTGAAGTGTTGTATAAGTTATCTTTtaagtaa